Proteins from a single region of Thunnus albacares chromosome 14, fThuAlb1.1, whole genome shotgun sequence:
- the nt5c2a gene encoding 5'-nucleotidase, cytosolic IIa isoform X2, translated as MYGNLLKVDTYGNILVCVHGFNFLRGPDIREMYPNKFIQRGDTDRFYILNTLFNLPETYLFACLVDFFSNCSRYSSCETGFKDGDLFMSYKSMFQDVRDAVDWVHFKGSLKEKTVENLEKYVVKDPKLPLLLSRMNEVAKVFLATNSDYKYTQKIMTYLFDFPHGPKPGTAHRPWQSYFDLILVDARKPVFFGEGTVLRQVDTTTGRLKIGTYTGPLQHGIVYSGGSSDIVCDLLGAKGKDIVYIGDHIFGDILKSKKRQGWRTFLVIPELAQELHVWTDKSSIFEELQSLDCFLAELYKHLDSSSNERPDISSLQRRIKKVTHDMDMCYGMMGSLFRSGSRQTLFASQVMRYADLYAASFINLLYYPFSYLFRAAHVLMPHESTVEHTNINIIDTESPLATRNRHDVDLKEMECKRHQLTRSISEIQPPHFFPQPPQEITHCHDEDDDEEEEEEEEEEEEE; from the exons ATGTATGGCAACCTGCTCAAAGTGGATACCTATGGGAACATCCTGGTGTGTGTGCACGGATTCAACTTCTTGAGGGG GCCTGATATCAGAGAGATGTACCCCAACAAATTCATTCAACGTGGAGACACAGATCGCTTCTATATCCTCAACACACTCTTCAACCTGCCTG aaaccTACCTCTTTGCTTGCCTGGTTGATTTCTTCAGTAACTGCTCCAGATACTCGAG TTGTGAGACTGGCTTCAAAGATGGTGACCTTTTCATGTCCTATAAGAGCATGTTCCAGGACGTCCGAGACGCTGTGGACTGGGTTCATTTTAAG GGCTCCTTAAAAGAAAAAACGGTTGAAAACCTGGAGAAGTACGTAGTAAAGGAT CCGAagcttcctctcctcctcagtcGCATGAACGAAGTCGCCAAAGTGTTTCTGGCCACCAACAGTGattacaaatacacacag aAAATCATGACCTACCTGTTTGATTTTCCTCATGGTCCAAAG CCGGGTACAGCCCACAGGCCCTGGCAGTCCTACTTTGACTTGATCCTGGTTGACGCCCGCAAACCTGTGTTCTTCGGGGAGGGAACAGTGCTGCGACAGGTCGACACT ACCACAGGTCGACTGAAGATCGGCACATACACCGGACCTCTCCAGCATGGCATTGTTTACTCTGGAG GTTCTTCTGACATCGTGTGTGACTTGCTGGGGGCTAAGGGAAAAGACATCGTCTACATTGGAGACCACATTTTTGGTGACATTCTCAAATCCAAGAAGCGTCAGGGCTGGAGGACGTTTCTGGTTATACCTGAGCTGGCCCAGGAGCTGCATGTGTGGACTGACAAGAGCT CCATATTTGAGGAACTTCAGTCTCTGGACTGCTTCCTCGCTGAGCTTTACAA GCATCtggacagcagcagcaatgaGAGGCCTGATATCAGCTCACTGCAGAGACGGATTAAG AAAGTGACCCATGACATGGACATGTGCTATGGCATGATGGGAAGTCTGTTTCGCAGTGGATCCCGACAGACCCTGTTTGCCTCGCAGGTGATGCGTTACGCTGACCTGTACGCCGCCTCCTTCATCAACCTGCTCTATTACCCCTTCAGCTATCTGTTCAGAGCTGCACATGTACTG ATGCCTCATGAGTCGACGGTGGAGCACACCAACATCAACATCATAGACACAGAGTCCCCGTTGGCCACACGAAACCGCCATGACGTGGACCTCAAGGAGATGGAATGCAAACGACACCAGCTGACCCGATCTATCAGCGAGATCCAGCCGCCCCACTTCTTCCCTCAGCCTCCACAGGAGATCACCCACTGCCACGACGAGGATGatgacgaagaggaggaggaggaggaggaggaggaggaggaggagtag
- the nt5c2a gene encoding 5'-nucleotidase, cytosolic IIa isoform X1, whose protein sequence is MTTSWSDRLQNYADLPANMDGVAMKKYRREAHHRVFVNRSLAMEKIKCFGFDMDYTLAVYKSPEYESLGFDLTVERLVSIGYPQELLNFVYDPSFPTRGLVFDTMYGNLLKVDTYGNILVCVHGFNFLRGPDIREMYPNKFIQRGDTDRFYILNTLFNLPETYLFACLVDFFSNCSRYSSCETGFKDGDLFMSYKSMFQDVRDAVDWVHFKGSLKEKTVENLEKYVVKDPKLPLLLSRMNEVAKVFLATNSDYKYTQKIMTYLFDFPHGPKPGTAHRPWQSYFDLILVDARKPVFFGEGTVLRQVDTTTGRLKIGTYTGPLQHGIVYSGGSSDIVCDLLGAKGKDIVYIGDHIFGDILKSKKRQGWRTFLVIPELAQELHVWTDKSSIFEELQSLDCFLAELYKHLDSSSNERPDISSLQRRIKKVTHDMDMCYGMMGSLFRSGSRQTLFASQVMRYADLYAASFINLLYYPFSYLFRAAHVLMPHESTVEHTNINIIDTESPLATRNRHDVDLKEMECKRHQLTRSISEIQPPHFFPQPPQEITHCHDEDDDEEEEEEEEEEEEE, encoded by the exons aTGACGACTTCATGGAGTGACCGTCTACAAAACTATGCTGATCTCCCAGCCAACATGGACGGTGTGGCCATGAAGAAGTATCGGCGTGAAGCTCACCACAG AGTGTTTGTGAACCGAAGCTTGGCAATGGAGAAGATCaagtgttttggttttgataTGGATTACACTCTGGCAG tGTATAAATCTCCTGAGTATGAGTCGCTGGGCTTCGACCTGACAGTGGAGCGCCTGGTGTCCATTGGATATCCACAAGAACTGCTCAATTTTGTTTATGACCCCTCCTTCCCCACCAG AGGTCTGGTGTTTGACACTATGTATGGCAACCTGCTCAAAGTGGATACCTATGGGAACATCCTGGTGTGTGTGCACGGATTCAACTTCTTGAGGGG GCCTGATATCAGAGAGATGTACCCCAACAAATTCATTCAACGTGGAGACACAGATCGCTTCTATATCCTCAACACACTCTTCAACCTGCCTG aaaccTACCTCTTTGCTTGCCTGGTTGATTTCTTCAGTAACTGCTCCAGATACTCGAG TTGTGAGACTGGCTTCAAAGATGGTGACCTTTTCATGTCCTATAAGAGCATGTTCCAGGACGTCCGAGACGCTGTGGACTGGGTTCATTTTAAG GGCTCCTTAAAAGAAAAAACGGTTGAAAACCTGGAGAAGTACGTAGTAAAGGAT CCGAagcttcctctcctcctcagtcGCATGAACGAAGTCGCCAAAGTGTTTCTGGCCACCAACAGTGattacaaatacacacag aAAATCATGACCTACCTGTTTGATTTTCCTCATGGTCCAAAG CCGGGTACAGCCCACAGGCCCTGGCAGTCCTACTTTGACTTGATCCTGGTTGACGCCCGCAAACCTGTGTTCTTCGGGGAGGGAACAGTGCTGCGACAGGTCGACACT ACCACAGGTCGACTGAAGATCGGCACATACACCGGACCTCTCCAGCATGGCATTGTTTACTCTGGAG GTTCTTCTGACATCGTGTGTGACTTGCTGGGGGCTAAGGGAAAAGACATCGTCTACATTGGAGACCACATTTTTGGTGACATTCTCAAATCCAAGAAGCGTCAGGGCTGGAGGACGTTTCTGGTTATACCTGAGCTGGCCCAGGAGCTGCATGTGTGGACTGACAAGAGCT CCATATTTGAGGAACTTCAGTCTCTGGACTGCTTCCTCGCTGAGCTTTACAA GCATCtggacagcagcagcaatgaGAGGCCTGATATCAGCTCACTGCAGAGACGGATTAAG AAAGTGACCCATGACATGGACATGTGCTATGGCATGATGGGAAGTCTGTTTCGCAGTGGATCCCGACAGACCCTGTTTGCCTCGCAGGTGATGCGTTACGCTGACCTGTACGCCGCCTCCTTCATCAACCTGCTCTATTACCCCTTCAGCTATCTGTTCAGAGCTGCACATGTACTG ATGCCTCATGAGTCGACGGTGGAGCACACCAACATCAACATCATAGACACAGAGTCCCCGTTGGCCACACGAAACCGCCATGACGTGGACCTCAAGGAGATGGAATGCAAACGACACCAGCTGACCCGATCTATCAGCGAGATCCAGCCGCCCCACTTCTTCCCTCAGCCTCCACAGGAGATCACCCACTGCCACGACGAGGATGatgacgaagaggaggaggaggaggaggaggaggaggaggaggagtag